A region of Aquarana catesbeiana isolate 2022-GZ linkage group LG08, ASM4218655v1, whole genome shotgun sequence DNA encodes the following proteins:
- the LOC141106509 gene encoding uncharacterized protein, with product MEKDRSHMTKEILNLTLEIIYLLTGEDYVPLRKSDVHITRSMSSRVSGRWGRSHSPIIELPSPSLITKNNKDQKILEVTQKIIELLTGEVPIRCQDVTVYFSMEEWEYIEGHKDLYKDVMMGNQPLPKIKDLNLKDCEVESHTLPLISSNVNSNTTPPPNKTSLKSCRKKWPRKRKLKWVRKAKARPAIGEKMSTLLNHEWSQCASPLKAASAACSTDDNSPAIRSLSDPCTIEHLSHKNIDRCAQTQPVSKKIKSESSSATNADLLTSDVFEPTEYIETKVPSGVNEDFGSYLTSCYTDIYASTDHPQCTPHIIKEEPVSCGEEGQTVSLPDHCTATYYTQCVSNGIKEEPGLFSIGPIDDYDPAGAEQYRSDMVGMESASHGVCSTPTDCLQRPCTTMEFKPKQCATFNPGRTPNLIARECTTVDASPRHYINTEFSPTQCTAISHAPRSCPNTDQFNLTKEEAFSDKESYDDHTPIEYSDTHYALVQESLNDRSKNHSQTRSKKLSIANGRDYNKTYCEKTTPLVHQTSLLSQTSYVCSVCKKSFTSSFGLVRHQTVHNGNKVACPQCGKLFFYKSSLLIHQRIHTGEKLFGCPVCGKCFTNNSNLIVHQRIHTGEKPFSCLVCGKRFGHKGHLNRHARTHGAEKVTESTGDDDSNSWVACKVNQQALKIFDTSSYSAYNKRYQSVESPPRW from the exons ATGGAGAAAGACAGGAGTCACATGACCAAGGAAATATTAAACCTCACACTGGAGATCATCTATCTattgaccggagag GATTATGTACCTTTGAGAAAATCTGATGTGCATATCACAAGAAGCATGAGTTCCCGTGTGTCAGGACGATGGGGCAGAAGTCACAGTCCTATCATTGAGCTTCCATCTCCCTCCCTGATAACTAAGAATAACAAAGaccagaagattctagaagtcacccagaagatcattgagctgctgacaggagag GtccctataaggtgtcaggatgtcactgtctatttctccatggaggagtgggagtatatagaaggacacaaggatctctacaaggacgtcatgatggggAACCAGCCACTTCCCAAAATAAAAG ACTTGAACCTGAAGGATTGTGAAGTAGAGAGTCATACACTGCCCTTGATATCGTCTAATGTAAACAGTAATACAACTCCTCCGCCCAATAAAACCAGCCTAAAAAGCTGTAGGAAGAAATGGCCAAGAAAACGGAAGCTGAAGTGGGTAAGAAAGGCCAAAGCAAGACCTGCCATTGGTGAAAAAATGTCAACATTGTTAAATCATGAGTGGTCACAATGTGCATCTCCATTGAAGGCAGCTTCTGCTGCTTGTAGTACTGATGATAACTCTCCAGCAATTAGAAGCCTGTCTGACCCATGCACGATTGAACATTTGTCCCATAAGAACATTGATAGGTGTGCCCAGACACAACCAGTATCTAAAAAAATTAAATCAGAGTCCTCCTCTGCCACCAATGCTGACCTCCTGACCTCCGACGTCTTTGAACCTACAGAATACATAGAAACCAAGGTTCCATCTGGAGTCAATGAAGACTTTGGGTCATACTTGACATCTTGTTACACAGATATTTATGCTTCAACTGATCATCcacagtgcacccctcacattATAAAGGAGGAACCTGTGTCATGTGGTGAAGAAGGACAGACAGTTTCTCTACCTGATCACTGTACAGCCACATATTATACACAGTGTGTGTCCAATGGTATTAAAGAGGAACCAGGTTTATTTTCCATAGGACCTATTGATGATTATGACCCCGCAGGTGCTGAACAATACAGATCTGATATGGTTGGGATGGAATCTGCCTCCCATGGCGTATGTTCTACACCTACAGATTGTTTGCAAAGACCATGTACAACCATGGAATTCAAGCCAAAACAATGTGCCACTTTTAATCCTGGTAGGACCCCAAATCTTATAGCAAGAGAATGTACAACTGTAGATGCTTCTCCAAGACATTATATAAATACAGAGTTTTCGCCAACACAATGCACAGCCATAAGTCATGCACCAAGATCTTGTCCAAACACAGATCAGTTCAATCTTACAAAGGAAGAAGCTTTCTCTGATAAAGAAAGCTATGATGATCATACTCCTATAGAATATTCAGACACTCATTATGCCTTAGTTCAAGAGAGTCTGAATGACAGAAGTAAAAATCATAGCCAGACAAGGAGCAAAAAGTTGTCTATAGCCAACGGACGTGATTACAACAAAACCTACTGTGAAAAAACGACTCCTTTGGTCCACCAAACCTCCCTACTCTCACAGACTAGCTACGTCTGCTCCgtatgcaagaaaagtttcacTTCTAGCTTTGGCTTAGTCAGGCACCAAACAGTCCACAATGGGAATAAGGTAGCCTGCCCTCAGTGCGGAAAACTGTTCTTCTACAAGTCAAGCCTGCTCATCCACCAGCGCATTCACACTGGTGAAAAACTTTttggctgccctgtctgtgggaaaTGCTTCACCAACAATTCGAACCTTATTGTCCATCAACGTATTCACACCGGAGAGAAGCCCTTTTCTTGTCTGGTGTGTGGGAAACGGTTCGGCCATAAGGGCCACCTCAACAGGCATGCGAGGACTCACGGTGCTGAAAAAGTGACAGAAAGCACTGGGGATGATGACTCGAACAGTTGGGTGGCTTGTAAGGTGAACCAGCAGGCTCTCAAAATATTTGACACTAGTTCTTATTCTGCTTACAACAAACGATATCAGAGTGTAGAGTCACCACCACGATGGTAA